The DNA segment CAGATAAATCAGCAGTCAAGGCGGTGAAAGGAAATACTAAATAGTAATATAAAGGTGGGAGATAAAATTCGCCGACCAGACCAGACCAAGCGGTAGGGCCTGAACCTAATGTAGGCCACTTTCCGTCCCATGTTGCCATAATTCTGTAGGCATCGTTGATTTGATCGCCACTATAATCACTGAAGTTTATGACAACAAAACTTAAAATATAAATTCCCCATATCAAAGATAAAAACATCATGATATAGCTCACTTTTTTAAGACTTATATGCTGTAGCATGGTTTTTGAATTAACCTGATTTTTTCAGAAAATTATCAATGTCATAGTAATATAAAGAATGGTTGTATTAAAAATATCCGATACAAGCTATACCAATTCTTTATAAATCAATTGCCATAATAAAGTTCTTAAAAACTTAGGCGAATATATAATCAGACTTTTATATATAGCTGCTGACTTTTAACAGACTTAAAAGCCTTTTATCGTCAGGGTTTTATCTTAGCTTGATGTCCTGATATATCTGACTACAGCTATATTTTTAATGTTAAATAATATACGCATTTATATACATATTTGTACTCAGGATGAAAATCAATCTATATTTAAATGCCCAAGGTTTTAACCACCAACTGGTGCAAAACTCTGGACATGAACACCGGAAAAATTAGATCACACACAACGTGAAAAGTTAAGAGGCTAATAAGTTAGCCGAATTGATATCCAAAAATAAAGTTGCTTGTGGTTGTTGGCGTAACACAGAAGCCGGGCAAGTTGTCCTAATTGACCCTTGTAGCATTTGTTTGACAATCTGTGCTTTACGTTGTTCTGGTGCTAGACAGAATATTTTTTTAGCTGAACAGATTAATGGCAAGGTGACAGTAAAAGCGTACTGAGGAACACTATCAAGATGAGGAAATTGACCTGTATTGACCTGCTGTTGACGGTTTACCGGATCTAGCTTTACCAGCTTGACGCTGTAAGGGTCTTGGAAATTCGCTACAGATGGATCATTAAAAGCTAAGTGTCCGTTTTCACCAACGCCAAGACAACACAGGTCTATTGGTTGTGCTTGTAGTAATTTAGTATAGCGATCGCATTCTGCTAAGGGTTCTAATGTATCACCCTCAATATAGTGAAATTGCTGGGGAAAAACTCGCTTTTCTACACGTTCCCGCAGATAACGACGAAAACTTGCCGGATGATCAGCCGTAATTCCCAAATATTCATCCAAATGAAATAAGGTAATTCTTGACCAATCTA comes from the Nostoc sp. PCC 7120 = FACHB-418 genome and includes:
- a CDS encoding glucosamine-6-phosphate deaminase encodes the protein MVAATNFFRVDHLSVQIYKSEADMAQDVAAIVRKYLQSLLEEKKTAAVLLATGNSQLKFLDALIALGGVDWSRITLFHLDEYLGITADHPASFRRYLRERVEKRVFPQQFHYIEGDTLEPLAECDRYTKLLQAQPIDLCCLGVGENGHLAFNDPSVANFQDPYSVKLVKLDPVNRQQQVNTGQFPHLDSVPQYAFTVTLPLICSAKKIFCLAPEQRKAQIVKQMLQGSIRTTCPASVLRQQPQATLFLDINSANLLAS